The Cohnella abietis genome has a segment encoding these proteins:
- the accC gene encoding acetyl-CoA carboxylase biotin carboxylase subunit: MKFNKILVANRGEIAVRIIRACRELGITAVAVYSEADRESLHVRLADEAYCIGPTASKDSYLNLTNIMSVATLTDCDAIHPGYGFLSENADFADICETCNITFIGPSSVAISRMGDKSVAKQTMKDADVPVIPGSDGLLEDLDDAIRVARDIGYPVIIKATAGGGGRGIRIADNEEMLIREITTAQQEAEKAFGNSGVYLEKYLTGMKHVEIQIIADKHGNVAHLGERDCSVQRRRQKLVEEAPCSIMTPELRERMGQASVRAALAVNYSGAGTIEYLLSPDGQFYFMEMNTRIQVEHPVTEMVTGVDLIKEMIAIAEGAPLSFKQEDVKFNGWSIECRINAEDSERNFMPSAGRIGFYLPPGGPGVRIDSAAYPQYVISPHYDSMIAKLIVWAPTRDEAIARARRALSEFVIEGIKTTIPFHLKLMNHPIFAEGNFDIKFLEEHDINGDVDSSSDN, encoded by the coding sequence TTGAAATTTAATAAGATTTTGGTGGCCAATCGTGGCGAGATCGCGGTTAGAATTATCCGCGCATGCCGGGAGCTCGGAATTACCGCAGTAGCGGTTTATTCCGAAGCCGACCGGGAATCATTGCACGTGCGACTGGCTGATGAAGCGTATTGTATCGGACCAACTGCGTCGAAAGACAGCTATTTGAATTTAACGAACATTATGAGCGTCGCGACGTTAACCGACTGTGACGCAATCCATCCGGGATACGGATTCCTTTCTGAAAATGCTGATTTCGCAGATATATGCGAAACTTGCAATATTACGTTCATAGGTCCATCCTCGGTCGCCATTAGTAGAATGGGCGATAAATCGGTTGCTAAGCAAACGATGAAGGATGCTGACGTTCCGGTTATTCCGGGATCTGACGGCTTGCTCGAAGATCTTGACGATGCGATTCGGGTCGCTCGAGACATTGGTTATCCCGTTATTATTAAAGCAACGGCGGGTGGAGGCGGTCGTGGAATTCGAATCGCCGACAATGAAGAAATGCTTATTCGTGAGATTACGACTGCACAGCAGGAAGCAGAGAAGGCTTTCGGTAACTCGGGCGTCTATCTGGAGAAGTATTTAACAGGAATGAAGCATGTCGAGATTCAGATCATCGCCGATAAGCACGGTAATGTGGCGCATCTGGGCGAGCGTGATTGCTCCGTTCAACGCCGCCGTCAGAAGCTGGTAGAGGAAGCTCCATGCTCCATTATGACACCTGAGCTTAGGGAACGTATGGGTCAGGCTTCCGTTAGAGCTGCATTGGCTGTTAATTATTCCGGTGCGGGTACTATTGAATACCTACTCAGTCCTGATGGTCAGTTTTACTTCATGGAGATGAATACTCGTATTCAAGTCGAGCATCCTGTTACGGAAATGGTTACAGGAGTCGATCTGATTAAAGAAATGATCGCTATTGCTGAAGGAGCTCCACTTTCCTTTAAACAGGAGGATGTGAAGTTCAACGGTTGGTCTATTGAGTGCAGGATTAATGCAGAAGATTCCGAGCGCAATTTTATGCCTTCCGCTGGACGTATTGGCTTCTATCTGCCGCCAGGAGGTCCTGGGGTTCGAATCGATAGCGCGGCATATCCGCAATATGTGATCTCTCCCCATTATGATTCTATGATTGCGAAGCTAATCGTTTGGGCGCCAACGCGTGATGAAGCGATTGCTAGAGCAAGACGTGCTTTAAGTGAGTTTGTAATAGAAGGTATTAAGACAACTATTCCATTCCACCTTAAGCTAATGAATCACCCTATTTTTGCAGAAGGCAATTTCGATATTAAGTTTCTTGAGGAGCATGACATTAACGGAGATGTTGATTCCTCGTCCGATAATTAA
- the spoIIIAG gene encoding stage III sporulation protein AG: MAKWLQQLESFIGGGSGGPRRVKAFRLLVLIGLIGAAMLLAASLLNVKKVDPSQDPSLSPPRDEDTLQQEAFLGSNDTKTSLFRDIESELETRLKDLMERIVGVGTTDVMVTVDSTEETVVQLNEKTMQQITEETDRNGAKRHITDITKDGQVVLYSISSGNQSPIVVKKLNPRIRGVLIVAKGAENPTVEKLIAVAVSRGLDVPIHRISVVPRKS; the protein is encoded by the coding sequence ATGGCCAAGTGGCTACAGCAGCTGGAATCGTTTATTGGCGGAGGTTCGGGAGGACCGCGCAGAGTTAAAGCATTCCGGTTGCTTGTGCTGATCGGATTGATCGGTGCGGCTATGCTGCTGGCTGCCTCCCTGTTGAATGTCAAGAAGGTTGATCCTTCCCAAGATCCAAGCCTATCCCCGCCGAGGGATGAGGACACGCTACAGCAGGAAGCCTTCTTAGGCAGTAATGATACTAAGACCAGCCTGTTTAGGGACATCGAATCCGAACTCGAAACTCGATTGAAGGATTTAATGGAAAGGATTGTTGGCGTTGGCACGACGGATGTCATGGTGACGGTAGATTCGACGGAAGAGACTGTCGTGCAGCTTAATGAGAAGACGATGCAGCAGATAACAGAGGAAACAGATCGCAATGGTGCTAAACGCCATATAACAGACATCACGAAGGATGGCCAGGTTGTTCTATATTCCATCTCGTCTGGTAATCAATCGCCAATCGTTGTGAAAAAGCTGAATCCTCGGATTCGCGGAGTTCTTATCGTGGCGAAGGGTGCGGAAAATCCAACTGTGGAAAAGCTTATAGCCGTAGCGGTTTCCCGTGGCCTCGACGTACCTATTCATCGCATCTCCGTCGTACCTCGTAAATCTTAA
- a CDS encoding Asp23/Gls24 family envelope stress response protein, whose protein sequence is METIAPDYERTDMGTIEIAPEVIEVIAGLATVEVDGVAGMSGGLSSGIAELLGRKNLSKGVKVEVGQREAAVDVSIIVQYGRRIPEISTEIQRNVKRSIETMTGLNVVEVNVHIHDVHFKAGDKPEEDETHVRVR, encoded by the coding sequence ATGGAAACGATAGCACCCGATTATGAACGAACTGACATGGGTACCATTGAAATCGCACCAGAAGTTATTGAAGTCATTGCTGGTTTGGCGACAGTCGAAGTCGACGGTGTGGCAGGCATGAGCGGTGGATTATCCTCTGGAATTGCTGAATTGCTAGGACGTAAAAATTTGTCCAAGGGCGTGAAGGTAGAGGTTGGACAGCGCGAAGCGGCAGTTGATGTCTCAATTATTGTTCAGTACGGTCGTCGCATACCGGAAATTTCAACGGAAATTCAACGTAATGTCAAACGCTCAATCGAGACAATGACCGGACTTAATGTTGTAGAAGTTAACGTACATATACACGACGTTCATTTCAAAGCGGGCGACAAGCCCGAAGAAGATGAAACCCATGTACGTGTCCGATAA
- the xseB gene encoding exodeoxyribonuclease VII small subunit yields the protein MAKNSSIGKSEKENVEPALSFEQAMETLETIVARLESGDVPLETAIELFQEGMSLSKLCGLKLEQVERRIEMLVEGDNGLQRKPFATGKEEA from the coding sequence ATGGCTAAGAATAGCTCGATTGGTAAATCCGAGAAAGAAAATGTTGAACCAGCTCTTTCCTTCGAGCAGGCGATGGAGACACTTGAGACGATTGTTGCTAGGCTGGAGAGCGGTGATGTGCCACTGGAAACGGCTATTGAGCTTTTTCAAGAAGGAATGTCTCTCTCCAAATTGTGTGGGTTAAAGCTTGAGCAGGTTGAGCGTCGAATTGAGATGCTGGTGGAAGGCGATAACGGATTGCAGCGTAAGCCATTCGCCACAGGCAAAGAAGAAGCTTAG
- a CDS encoding SpoIIIAH-like family protein, giving the protein MNNKRQTIWLVSMLSLMVILSAYYLFTEEAPKTDNASGIEQTKFPDAGKVSSSNPDGFEITEVEQSTDDLSATGQGTKSGAKTDEAKGTAAVTNNETAGNSPEDEAVLNGITNQKGFAEIDKVSLDQLTRISKKAEEYRLVIANKKSSAEEAASAVEALDLLQDTDSRITSLQEKLLQEFDNAVVAEEDNNNFKVIVLSEKLEKKQAVGIIEMATKELNVTPDRVTVQYVK; this is encoded by the coding sequence ATGAACAACAAACGCCAAACCATTTGGCTAGTATCCATGCTGAGCTTGATGGTCATTTTATCGGCATACTATCTCTTTACCGAGGAAGCACCTAAAACAGATAATGCTAGTGGCATTGAACAAACAAAGTTTCCTGACGCTGGGAAGGTTTCTTCATCCAATCCAGATGGCTTTGAGATTACAGAGGTCGAGCAGAGTACAGACGACCTTTCTGCGACGGGACAGGGGACTAAGAGTGGTGCCAAAACAGATGAGGCTAAGGGGACAGCGGCTGTAACGAATAATGAAACCGCTGGAAATTCACCAGAGGATGAGGCTGTCCTTAATGGGATTACTAATCAAAAAGGTTTTGCAGAGATCGATAAAGTATCACTAGACCAACTAACAAGAATAAGTAAAAAAGCTGAAGAGTATAGATTGGTCATAGCGAATAAAAAATCGAGTGCTGAGGAAGCAGCTAGCGCAGTAGAGGCGCTTGATCTCCTTCAGGATACCGATTCTCGTATTACTAGCTTACAGGAAAAATTGCTTCAAGAATTCGACAATGCTGTCGTAGCTGAAGAGGATAATAATAACTTCAAGGTTATTGTCCTGAGTGAAAAGCTGGAGAAAAAACAAGCCGTTGGTATTATAGAAATGGCAACAAAAGAGTTAAATGTAACCCCTGATAGAGTGACCGTGCAATATGTGAAGTAA
- the spoIIIAF gene encoding stage III sporulation protein AF: MNVMEGLSNWLRQIIAVVLLASIVDLLLPNRTMQRYVRLVAGLFILMTLATPILHWMKGDFSSKLTEGLNAVEREPQGAVDQLAMIEAEGAKLRDKQSLQAAKLVTAKLESAIRDEVEQSEQRQVRKVDVVLERVSNGSLTIAKVVIVLEPEPSKTGDRSSPPVVKEVEPIAAVDIHVQVEEWPDAKVASPDTSRKSDQAVAAEAEAEADRVTRSRISALVANRFGMAASIVEVKLPIVDTANPY; encoded by the coding sequence ATGAATGTGATGGAGGGGCTGTCCAACTGGCTACGCCAAATCATTGCAGTTGTCTTGCTTGCATCAATTGTTGATTTGTTGCTTCCCAATCGCACGATGCAAAGATATGTTCGGCTTGTTGCGGGTTTGTTCATTCTGATGACCTTAGCAACTCCGATTTTACACTGGATGAAGGGTGACTTCAGCAGCAAGCTTACAGAAGGCCTTAATGCAGTGGAACGAGAGCCACAAGGTGCGGTTGATCAGCTAGCGATGATCGAAGCAGAAGGAGCAAAGCTTCGAGATAAGCAAAGCCTGCAAGCTGCAAAGCTAGTGACGGCAAAGCTAGAATCCGCCATCCGCGATGAGGTAGAGCAAAGCGAGCAACGCCAAGTTCGTAAGGTAGATGTTGTTTTGGAACGCGTTAGTAATGGTTCCTTAACGATTGCTAAGGTTGTAATTGTTCTTGAACCGGAGCCGTCAAAGACTGGTGATCGTTCTTCCCCCCCTGTAGTCAAGGAAGTGGAGCCGATCGCCGCCGTTGACATCCACGTTCAGGTAGAGGAATGGCCTGATGCGAAGGTAGCATCGCCAGATACAAGCAGGAAATCAGACCAAGCGGTTGCAGCGGAAGCTGAGGCAGAGGCTGATCGTGTGACTCGCTCTAGAATTTCCGCGCTCGTCGCCAATCGTTTTGGTATGGCGGCAAGCATTGTTGAGGTCAAGCTACCGATTGTAGACACTGCAAATCCATACTGA
- the amaP gene encoding alkaline shock response membrane anchor protein AmaP: MIKMLDRLLLFLYSVAIGIASIVAIITASGGFSEKWLQDVVTDFTGDVKIVQGSVIGVAIIILLISVRFFVVSVKRDGSSAPSINQRTEHGDIRISVETVENIALKAASRTKGVKDLRARVRVSEAGLGILIRAFVDGEGSIPTLSEEMQRTVSQQIEEATGIPVAEVSVFIANVTQAPTTFKSRVE, translated from the coding sequence TTGATCAAAATGTTGGACAGGCTGCTTTTATTTTTGTACAGTGTGGCAATTGGGATCGCCTCCATTGTTGCAATCATTACCGCAAGCGGTGGGTTTTCAGAGAAGTGGTTGCAGGATGTCGTTACTGATTTCACGGGCGATGTAAAGATCGTGCAAGGCTCCGTCATTGGAGTTGCTATTATCATTTTATTGATAAGCGTGCGATTTTTTGTTGTTTCCGTCAAGCGTGATGGAAGCTCAGCGCCTTCAATTAACCAACGGACAGAGCATGGGGACATCCGTATCTCTGTAGAAACAGTTGAGAATATTGCGCTTAAAGCTGCGTCGCGTACAAAAGGTGTTAAAGACTTGCGCGCACGTGTTAGAGTTTCTGAAGCGGGGTTAGGTATTCTTATTCGGGCATTCGTTGACGGAGAAGGCTCCATTCCAACATTGTCGGAAGAGATGCAACGTACTGTTTCTCAACAGATCGAAGAGGCAACAGGAATTCCGGTTGCGGAAGTATCTGTGTTTATCGCTAACGTTACTCAGGCGCCGACTACCTTTAAGAGCCGTGTAGAATAG
- the folD gene encoding bifunctional methylenetetrahydrofolate dehydrogenase/methenyltetrahydrofolate cyclohydrolase FolD has translation MSAQIISGKSISDTIREEMRDEVDQLKQAGITPGLVVILVGEDPASQVYVRNKAKACEQLGYYSEVVRVPAETTQDELLELIKRYNEQANIHGILVQLPLPKHIEEKAIIDAIAVEKDVDGFHPESVGNLMIGDDALLPCTPSGVIELLKRTGNHPAGKHAVVIGRSNIVGKPVAMLLLRENATVTICHSRTPNIAELARQADILVVGVGVPKLVKKDWVKPGAVVIDVGVNRLPDGKLCGDVDYEDVLDVAGWITPVPGGVGPMTITMLMANTLKSAKRTQA, from the coding sequence ATGAGCGCACAAATCATAAGCGGCAAAAGCATATCTGATACAATTCGCGAGGAAATGCGGGATGAAGTAGATCAACTGAAGCAGGCTGGTATCACTCCAGGGCTTGTCGTTATTCTTGTTGGCGAGGATCCTGCTTCCCAGGTGTATGTTCGTAACAAGGCTAAAGCTTGTGAACAGCTTGGATACTATTCTGAGGTAGTGAGGGTTCCGGCCGAAACGACGCAGGACGAGCTGCTCGAGCTCATAAAGCGCTACAACGAACAAGCGAATATTCATGGCATTCTGGTACAGCTGCCTCTTCCGAAGCATATCGAAGAGAAAGCGATCATCGATGCTATTGCTGTAGAGAAGGACGTTGATGGATTTCATCCAGAGAGCGTAGGAAATCTTATGATAGGCGATGACGCATTGTTGCCTTGTACACCTTCAGGTGTTATCGAATTGTTAAAGAGAACGGGTAACCATCCAGCAGGGAAGCACGCGGTCGTTATCGGTAGAAGTAATATTGTAGGTAAGCCTGTAGCTATGCTGCTTCTTCGTGAGAATGCGACGGTTACAATCTGTCATTCTCGCACACCAAACATTGCTGAGCTAGCTCGCCAAGCTGATATTCTTGTTGTAGGTGTAGGCGTACCTAAGCTGGTGAAGAAGGACTGGGTTAAGCCGGGAGCTGTCGTTATCGATGTAGGTGTAAATCGTTTGCCGGATGGCAAATTGTGCGGTGACGTGGATTATGAGGATGTACTTGATGTAGCGGGATGGATTACTCCTGTTCCAGGTGGCGTAGGACCGATGACCATTACGATGTTAATGGCGAACACCTTGAAATCGGCTAAGCGTACTCAAGCATAG
- the spoIIIAE gene encoding stage III sporulation protein AE, which yields MLRQTGIKRWLLILLFMLLFFLLMGHSLVYADMRLPAKSTTDYVTQAPNDLSGDLAKQQSEEVELGQIQKYWSDLKGEYGGYFPEGKLPELKQLMFPDGKKWSPWQAMMGLARFFLHEVLYSGKLLVTIVLLTVFTMLLETMQSAFERNAVSRVAYGISYMVLIILAVNSFRTATSYAGEAIQNMVQFMLAMVPLLLTLMAGTGGVASVAVLHPLIVFMIHTVGTFIHLVVFPLLFFSAVLHLVSAITERYKVTQLANLLRNVGVGVLGVLLTVFLGVLSVQGATGAVTDGVALRTAKFVTGNFVPVVGKMFSDAADTVMSASLLVKNAVGIAGVIVLLFLCAFPAIKILALALIYNVAGAVMQPLGDTPIVHCLQTIGKTLIYVFAALASVGLMFFLAVTIILTAGNAALMIR from the coding sequence TATTGTTCTTTCTTCTGATGGGACATTCCCTAGTATACGCAGATATGAGACTTCCCGCTAAGTCGACTACGGATTACGTGACTCAAGCGCCTAACGATCTCTCAGGTGACTTGGCGAAGCAGCAAAGTGAAGAAGTGGAGCTAGGACAAATTCAGAAGTATTGGAGCGATCTGAAGGGGGAGTATGGGGGCTATTTTCCAGAAGGAAAGCTTCCTGAGCTGAAACAGCTTATGTTCCCTGACGGTAAAAAGTGGAGCCCGTGGCAGGCCATGATGGGGCTAGCTCGATTTTTCCTCCACGAGGTGCTCTATAGCGGCAAGCTTCTGGTAACAATCGTCCTACTTACTGTTTTTACAATGCTACTGGAGACGATGCAAAGCGCATTCGAACGTAATGCTGTAAGCAGAGTCGCTTATGGAATCTCCTATATGGTATTGATCATATTAGCTGTAAATAGCTTCCGTACAGCAACTTCTTATGCGGGAGAAGCCATCCAGAATATGGTGCAGTTCATGCTTGCGATGGTGCCTCTGCTGTTAACCCTTATGGCGGGAACAGGAGGGGTGGCATCCGTAGCAGTCCTTCATCCTCTCATCGTTTTCATGATCCACACAGTGGGAACATTTATTCACTTAGTTGTTTTCCCGCTCCTATTTTTCTCAGCGGTTCTACATCTGGTCAGCGCCATTACAGAGCGATATAAAGTAACTCAACTAGCAAACTTGCTTCGAAATGTTGGAGTTGGCGTGCTCGGCGTACTGCTTACCGTATTTCTTGGGGTACTGTCTGTGCAAGGAGCAACAGGTGCGGTAACCGATGGGGTGGCGCTAAGAACAGCTAAGTTCGTAACCGGAAATTTTGTGCCAGTCGTTGGGAAAATGTTCTCGGATGCGGCAGATACAGTGATGTCAGCAAGCTTACTTGTCAAAAATGCAGTTGGAATCGCGGGGGTTATTGTTCTATTGTTTCTATGCGCGTTTCCTGCGATTAAGATTCTGGCCCTAGCGCTTATCTACAACGTGGCTGGCGCGGTCATGCAGCCGCTAGGAGATACCCCAATTGTCCATTGCTTGCAAACGATAGGGAAAACACTTATCTACGTTTTTGCGGCATTGGCTTCGGTTGGACTGATGTTTTTCTTAGCGGTTACGATTATTCTGACTGCGGGCAACGCAGCACTCATGATCCGCTGA
- a CDS encoding DUF2273 domain-containing protein encodes MWKVWWETSGGRIAGVAAGLLFGIIYLISGFWDMLFCAMLIGIGYWVGKYKDERKGPLFPWEKLTDWVSDRWPWTR; translated from the coding sequence ATGTGGAAAGTTTGGTGGGAAACCTCTGGAGGAAGAATCGCTGGGGTTGCAGCGGGTCTCTTATTCGGTATTATTTATTTAATTAGCGGATTTTGGGATATGCTGTTCTGCGCTATGCTCATTGGCATCGGATATTGGGTTGGAAAGTACAAGGATGAACGAAAGGGACCGCTTTTTCCGTGGGAAAAACTGACGGATTGGGTTTCAGATCGTTGGCCTTGGACACGATAA
- the accB gene encoding acetyl-CoA carboxylase biotin carboxyl carrier protein, translating to MFKLSEIKELIKLVDQTTVHELEIENEGMRLSIRKPGRTEVVNVQTAPLSHTYLPTTQAAPAPAVSAAPVPEATAAVADNSHLHRIVSPMVGTFYRSPSPDAASFVNIGDKVSDKTVVCILEAMKLMNPLEAEVKGEIVDILVENGQLVEFGQPLFLVKPE from the coding sequence ATGTTTAAGTTGAGCGAAATTAAAGAATTGATTAAACTGGTAGACCAAACAACTGTACATGAATTGGAAATTGAGAACGAAGGTATGCGATTGTCGATTCGCAAACCGGGTCGCACTGAAGTTGTAAATGTGCAGACCGCACCCCTTTCTCATACATATCTGCCAACGACACAAGCGGCACCTGCGCCTGCAGTATCAGCAGCTCCCGTTCCGGAAGCGACTGCAGCAGTAGCCGACAATTCCCATCTGCATCGGATCGTTTCTCCTATGGTGGGTACGTTTTACCGTTCTCCATCTCCTGATGCTGCTTCTTTCGTTAATATCGGCGACAAGGTTTCCGACAAAACGGTTGTTTGTATTCTGGAAGCGATGAAGCTGATGAATCCTTTGGAAGCGGAAGTGAAGGGCGAGATCGTGGATATTCTCGTGGAGAACGGACAGCTCGTTGAATTCGGCCAACCGCTATTCTTAGTGAAGCCGGAATAA
- the nusB gene encoding transcription antitermination factor NusB: MKRRIAREIVVQSLYQIEMNGVTGDEAVNIVMEEARQDNETGTEVAELASIEAFTRELVQGVLENQEIIDQKLVVYLTGWQVDRLSRVDRQILRLATYEMIFRKDVPSKVVINEAIELAKHFGLDENGKFVNGVLGRMLREREENQPQEDEKS, encoded by the coding sequence ATGAAGCGCAGAATTGCTAGGGAAATCGTGGTACAAAGCTTGTACCAGATAGAGATGAACGGGGTAACAGGCGACGAGGCAGTCAATATCGTCATGGAAGAAGCTCGTCAAGACAACGAAACAGGCACGGAAGTTGCTGAATTGGCGAGCATTGAAGCATTTACACGCGAATTAGTGCAAGGAGTTCTAGAGAATCAAGAGATTATCGATCAGAAGCTTGTCGTTTATTTAACAGGGTGGCAAGTCGATCGGCTATCAAGAGTTGACCGTCAGATTTTACGTTTGGCTACCTATGAAATGATTTTCCGGAAGGATGTTCCTTCTAAGGTAGTTATCAATGAAGCCATTGAGCTTGCAAAGCACTTCGGATTAGATGAGAATGGGAAATTCGTTAACGGTGTTCTCGGCCGCATGTTGCGGGAAAGAGAAGAAAACCAACCGCAGGAGGACGAAAAATCATGA
- a CDS encoding polyprenyl synthetase family protein has translation MKTSVDLHTYMQQQRDTVEEALRSVFPLEWSIPATLREAMNYSLLAGGKRLRPIFVLAAAEAVSGRADWAERAIHFACAVEMIHTYSLIHDDLPAMDNDDYRRGRLTNHKVYGEAMGILAGDGLLTHAFNVATQALKRGVPADRVLSVVEELSRFGGVSGMVGGQVDDMLGEQGLTTLEELEHIHLHKTSDLVTFALRAGGHSAEADSKQIEALSLFGRNVGLAFQIQDDILDLVGTEEKLGKPVKSDERQEKVTYPYLLGLDESRKRVATLTKEANETLIQAHFANPDRLIEIAEDLLNRDH, from the coding sequence GTGAAAACATCAGTTGATCTACATACATATATGCAGCAACAACGTGATACGGTGGAAGAGGCATTGCGTTCGGTATTTCCTTTGGAATGGTCTATACCGGCAACGCTTCGGGAGGCGATGAACTATTCGCTGCTAGCAGGGGGGAAACGACTGCGTCCTATTTTTGTTCTTGCAGCGGCAGAAGCTGTTTCTGGAAGAGCAGATTGGGCAGAGCGTGCCATTCATTTTGCCTGCGCGGTTGAGATGATTCATACTTACTCCTTAATCCATGACGACCTGCCAGCGATGGATAACGATGATTATCGTAGAGGTCGCCTAACGAATCATAAGGTGTATGGAGAGGCAATGGGTATTTTGGCTGGTGATGGGCTGCTTACTCATGCATTTAATGTTGCTACACAAGCGCTGAAACGGGGAGTGCCAGCTGATCGGGTTCTTTCGGTTGTTGAGGAGCTGTCTCGATTCGGTGGTGTGTCGGGCATGGTTGGTGGACAGGTTGATGATATGCTCGGCGAACAGGGCTTAACGACGCTTGAGGAATTAGAGCATATTCATCTGCACAAAACAAGCGATTTGGTTACTTTTGCACTCAGAGCGGGAGGACACTCAGCTGAAGCGGATAGCAAGCAGATTGAGGCATTAAGCTTGTTCGGACGTAATGTCGGACTTGCGTTCCAAATCCAAGATGACATACTCGATCTGGTTGGAACAGAGGAGAAGCTCGGCAAGCCGGTGAAAAGCGATGAGCGCCAGGAAAAAGTAACCTATCCCTACTTACTCGGACTAGATGAAAGCCGCAAGCGCGTCGCCACTCTGACCAAAGAAGCCAACGAAACACTAATCCAAGCGCATTTCGCTAATCCTGACCGCCTAATTGAGATAGCAGAAGACTTGCTCAATAGGGACCACTAG
- the xseA gene encoding exodeoxyribonuclease VII large subunit produces MEPARALSIRDINRLIKMKLEGDSGLQDIWLRGEISNFTFHSSGHMYFTLKDEGGRLKCIMFASYNQRLPFAPKDGMKVLARGGISVYERDGQYQFYATAMQPDGIGSLYLAFEQLKKKLELEGLFSEYVKRPLPRYPRTVGVITSPTGAAVRDILITLERRNPAVNILLFPVTVQGTTAAPSIVKAIQAMNKLGEADVLIVGRGGGSLEELWAFNEEIVARAIRSSSIPVISAVGHETDFTISDFAADLRAPTPTAAAELAVQHVGELKQGLTHLEQRMAKSLSMLLSKARERLQHSVRSPYFTQPKRSLLVQAERLDRLRDMLHYLMQAKQARAHEKLSRLSGRLSAVNPNQQAAYARKRMTAATRGLELAMNGILRQRQHTFGSLVRHLDALSPLKVMARGYSLVYDENEKTLVRTINEVQLGDRINVRLADGKLDCQVWAIQGEEQANG; encoded by the coding sequence ATGGAACCGGCTCGCGCTCTAAGCATCCGCGATATTAATCGCCTTATTAAAATGAAGCTTGAAGGCGATTCCGGGCTCCAAGACATCTGGCTGCGGGGCGAAATTTCAAACTTCACCTTCCACTCTAGCGGACATATGTATTTTACGCTGAAGGACGAAGGTGGAAGACTTAAATGTATTATGTTTGCCTCCTACAACCAACGGCTTCCTTTTGCTCCTAAAGACGGGATGAAAGTGTTGGCTCGCGGAGGTATTTCTGTATATGAGAGAGATGGACAATATCAATTTTATGCAACCGCGATGCAGCCTGATGGAATTGGGAGCCTCTACCTTGCCTTCGAGCAGCTGAAGAAAAAGCTTGAGCTCGAAGGGTTATTCTCTGAATATGTTAAACGACCTCTGCCCCGCTATCCGCGTACGGTTGGAGTCATTACTTCTCCAACAGGAGCAGCGGTTCGCGATATCTTAATTACCCTTGAGCGTCGAAACCCGGCTGTTAACATTTTGTTATTTCCGGTTACGGTTCAAGGTACTACTGCTGCGCCGTCTATCGTCAAGGCTATTCAAGCGATGAATAAGCTTGGGGAAGCAGACGTACTTATCGTTGGTCGCGGAGGAGGCTCTTTAGAAGAGCTGTGGGCCTTTAATGAGGAAATAGTAGCGAGAGCGATTCGCTCATCCTCTATTCCGGTCATTTCTGCAGTTGGGCATGAGACAGATTTTACAATATCTGATTTCGCTGCTGATTTAAGAGCTCCTACACCGACGGCTGCAGCAGAGCTGGCGGTTCAGCATGTAGGTGAGCTTAAGCAGGGTCTTACTCATCTCGAACAAAGAATGGCAAAGTCGCTCAGTATGCTGCTTTCCAAAGCTAGGGAAAGACTGCAGCATTCTGTGAGATCGCCTTATTTTACGCAGCCCAAGCGGAGTCTTCTTGTTCAAGCAGAGCGGCTGGACAGACTCAGAGATATGCTCCATTACTTGATGCAGGCCAAGCAGGCTAGGGCGCACGAAAAGCTGTCGCGATTGTCGGGTAGACTATCTGCGGTTAATCCAAACCAACAGGCTGCCTATGCTAGAAAAAGAATGACAGCAGCAACTCGAGGTCTAGAGCTTGCTATGAACGGGATTTTACGCCAACGTCAGCATACATTCGGCTCACTAGTTCGTCATCTGGATGCTTTGAGTCCACTCAAGGTTATGGCGCGCGGGTATAGCTTGGTGTATGACGAGAATGAGAAGACGCTTGTTCGTACGATTAATGAAGTCCAGCTTGGTGATCGTATAAACGTGCGTTTGGCAGATGGTAAATTGGATTGTCAAGTATGGGCGATCCAAGGGGAGGAGCAAGCAAATGGCTAA